One Nitrospinota bacterium DNA window includes the following coding sequences:
- a CDS encoding DUF2400 family protein, with protein sequence MDLLLLKRYLDGLYHKFDIKYLSSDPLEFVHKFHSQKDQEIIGLITASLAYGRVDLILNSAAHILSI encoded by the coding sequence ATGGACCTGCTTTTACTCAAGAGATATCTGGACGGTCTTTATCATAAATTTGATATAAAATATCTATCCTCCGATCCATTAGAATTTGTCCATAAGTTTCATTCCCAAAAAGACCAGGAGATCATAGGTCTTATTACAGCTTCTCTGGCATATGGAAGGGTTGATTTAATCCTCAACAGTGCTGCTCATATTCTCTCCATA
- the dtd gene encoding D-aminoacyl-tRNA deacylase, producing the protein MRAVVQRVKEAGVSVKGTLLGRMGKGVVVLLGIGQDDKEEDADYLLSKIINLRIFEDAQGKMNLSLKDVNGEMMVISQFTLYGDCRKGRRPSFIMAAEPSLAKKLYDYFINQGEKAGIKTVAGKFQAMMDVNLINEGPVTLILDSRKVS; encoded by the coding sequence ATGCGTGCTGTTGTCCAGAGAGTAAAAGAGGCAGGGGTTTCTGTAAAGGGAACCCTTTTGGGCAGGATGGGAAAAGGGGTAGTCGTTCTCTTAGGAATTGGGCAGGATGATAAAGAAGAGGATGCTGATTATCTCCTCTCTAAGATAATAAATCTCAGGATCTTCGAAGATGCTCAAGGCAAGATGAATCTCTCCCTAAAAGATGTCAATGGAGAGATGATGGTCATTTCCCAATTTACTCTTTATGGTGATTGTCGAAAAGGAAGAAGGCCTTCTTTCATAATGGCTGCTGAGCCCTCATTAGCGAAAAAATTATATGACTATTTTATTAATCAAGGGGAAAAAGCTGGCATAAAGACGGTTGCAGGAAAATTTCAGGCAATGATGGATGTGAATTTAATTAATGAAGGACCAGTAACTCTCATCTTGGACAGCCGAAAGGTTTCTTGA